The DNA window GCTGGGGAGTGGATTTGACGGATGCCTATTATAGCCTTTAGGGGTCTTGTAGATGCTTTTTATTGTCTGTGGTGCGTATCTTACGAATGCCTTTCAGTGCCTTTGAGTTGGTGACACAGCTGTTTTTATTGCTCGTCAGTGAAGGAAAACAGATGAGTTTCAGTCTGCACAGTGTCTTACTGATGGCTATTACAGCCTGTGTGGAATTGGTGAGAAATTGAGATTTTGGAGGCTTCTGATATGGCTTATGCCATCGCCAGAGTGAAAAAATTGAAACGAGCCAATATTGCTGGGAGTGCTGCTCACACTTCCAGGCAGCGAGAAACGCCCAATGCTGACCCGACTAAACAAAATATCAGGTTCATAGGCAATACTGACAGGGAGGAAAAGTTAGAAGATTTGGTGTTAGCGAAGATTGGGCAGTATGAGCAAAAACGAAAAATTCGCACTGATGCGGTGTACTGTGTAGAGATTTTGCTGACTGCTTCTCCTAGTTATTTTCGACCGCTTGACCCCACGGCTGCTGGGTATTACGAAGAGGAGAGGTTGGCTGATTGGTTGTCAGCGACGCAGCAGTGGTTAGAGAAGGAATATGGCGATCGCGTCAACTCCAGCACCCAAGCAAGTGGAGCGTATCTGAATGGGAATAGCAGTTCTGTAGGCGATTGTGCTTTGCACACTGCCGAAGGCAATCGCATTGTCAGGGCTGAATTGCACTTGGATGAAGTAACACCCCACATTCATGCTTATTTTGTGCCACTGGATGAAAACGGGCAACTGCGGTGCAATCATTTTTTTGATGGTCGGCAGAAGATGCGAGATTTTCAAGAAAGCTACTTTGCGGCTGTGCAGCACCTGGGGTTAGAGCGTGGGATTCGAGGTAGTGTAGCTAAACACCAGGATATTAAGGATTTTTATCGCATAGTTGAGGAAGGAAAGGATTTGAACTCGGAACTGACTATTGCACAGATGCGGGCTAAGGCAGCAGATCGAGATAGGGCAGTGCAGAGTAAGAGTTCTATGGAGCGCACTGCTAAAAGGTTGGTAAAGGAAAATGAGACTTTGCGACAAAGGATTAAGGAACTGGAAGCTCAAAAGGATCAGTTGCAGCAGCAGGTTAAACAATTGAGTGATTTGCCCCTGGAAGATGTGGCTTGGCATTTGGGATTAAACCAAGACAATAGCAGCTATCGCTGCTGGAAAGGGGGTGAACACATTATCTATATAAATGGCTCTTACTGGAGTCACCTTGCACCCGATACTCAGAAAACTGGTAATGTTGCAGCCAACTCCCAAAAAACTAGTGCTAGTCCTGGTGCTATTACTGGTACTGGTGCTGTGGCGTTGGTGAAACACATTAATGGGTGTAATTTTAGAGAAGCGATCGCTTGGTTAAATGACCGTTTTGGTGATGAAGGGATGCAGAGGGCTGTTACTCATTATGCTCGCCAACAAGCGCAAATGGTCATCCAAGAGCAAGAAGCACCACAGTTTGTACCACCAGTACCGGACAAATCGAACTGGCATTTAGTACACGACTATTTAACTAAGAAACGGAGATTGCCAACAGAGTTGGTGCAAGAATTATATCAACGGGGGTTGGTTTATGCTGATGATCAAGAAAATGCTGTGTTCTTGTTGAGAAACCTCAATGGTGAAACCAAAGGTGCATTTTTGCAGGGGACAAGAGCAGAAGATAATACTTTAGAAGAAGACAATACTTTTACAGGATATGCTACTGGTTTTACAGGATATGCCATTGGTACAAAACGCAGTGATGGTTGGTTTTACCTGCAATGGGGAGGACAACCTACTGATGAAATCCAAAAAGTTGTGTTGTTAAAGTCACCCCTTGATGTGCTGTCTTATGCGATGTTGGAAGTTGAAAGACACCGAGGATTACCAGGAGGAGTACCGCAACAGAGAATAATGTACATGACTGTGGATAGTCCCAGGAGTTTACCTGTGGAGTTGTTGCAGGATATACCTGAAGTAATTTGTGCTTATGATAACAATGCTGCTGGAGATGAGATGGCTGGTGCTGTAAGTGAATTGTTGCCCCAAGCGACTAGGGTTAAACCACAAGCGCAGAATTGGCATGAGGAATTGTTGGCACTGCTACGGTGGCAACAGAGAGAACGAGAGTATCAACAACAACGCCAAAAGCAACAACGACAGCGTGAGCGTGAATCTGAACTTGAGTTATGAGCCGTATTGCTAGCTATTGTTTTGGAGACAGTTTTTTTAAAATCGCCTATACGCATAAAATAGTGTAAAAACTTTGGTAGATAGTGCATCTATTAACCGAATAGCTCACCCCTAGCGATGGAGAGGCAATGCTAGTTGTAGACCGAGAACTTTTACCATCAGGTATCTATCGCCTCAGTAATGAAGCATTTAGCGTAGCTTTATAAAGAATTGGTGTCAGGAAAAATCTTGCACCGTAATAAAAAATATGTTACTTAACATTTATGTAATAATGTTTAATGATTAAGTATTTCTTTTGTACTTGTTTTCTAGGCTTTTCTGCTCCTTTGAGAGGTGAGAGTGCAGAATGCTGTGCAAAATAACTAGAAAAAATTCGGTTGACTAGAACTTGGTAGAATTGTATGATTTTTATCATTCAAATCTAAAATTCAAGTAGTATTTAATACAATTAGCTATTAATAACCTAATAATGAAAAATACTAAGTTCAGACACATTCATGCTGTATCTAGCGCATTGTTTTTTGCTCTCACTATATTAAATCAACAGGTAGCATATGCTCAACGCACAGTTTCACTAACACAAATGAAATGTTTAACTACAAGTGCAGAGCCAGGGGTTGATGCTTGGGTAACAGGAGGTGCTGATGTAAGTATTGGTCAAGAAGTGTTCACATCTGTTGCTACACTTCGTAGTGGCTGGGAGTTTATGGGAAGTAATTATATCCCCCGACATATTCCTGCAAGTGTCGCCTGTCGTATCATTCCAGCTGGTTCAAAACCTAGATTTCGTACTTTAAGGCTGGCTTTTGGACTAAACAATGGAAACTCTTATACAAAAGATGACACTTTAGTCAGACTGACAGTTATTCTTGATGGCAACACTGTAGAAACTAAAGAAATAGCTAAAGGAGAGCAAGGTTTTTTACTTCTTGATGTGACTAACATTCGGAGCGTTGCTTTAAAAGCAGAGTGCATAGCGGGACGTACTTGTCCATCAATTGTTTTTGTTCAGACACTACTGGAAGAAGCTCCTTCATCACCAGGTAGTAGAAGGTAGATATGAATATTAGCAGACGTAAATTTACTCGTATAGCTCTTATAGGAAGTACCTCTTTGGCAGCTACATCTGGCATTTTTTTCCCAAAACCGGCTGAAGCATTTTTTTTGGGTTTTCTCCTTAGAGCATTAACATCCCGTGTAATTTTTGGAAGTATGGTTCGATTTGTTGGCGGGAGACTTCTTCAAGGAATCCTTGGTCCTTCTCAAGAAGAACTGTTGAAAATTCAACTGGCTGAGAAGGACTTTATCGAACGACAATTTACCAGGAACAGAACCGAACTGGCACAAGTACAAACTAACATTTTTTGGGGTCAAGAACGGCAGGAAACATGGGGACCTAATGCAGGCTTCGCCTTTGTACAAAAGTCTCAAGATATAATCAGTACTGCAAAAATTACTGGACCAACAATGGCAGGAATTTACGGTGCTGCCAAAATATTAGCTAATCAAGGATTTTCTCCTCAAGAAATTGCAGCTTCGCTACTCCCTGTACGTTCTCAGGTTGATGATTGGTGCAGCTGGGAAGGAGATACTTTCTCAGGAGGACGTAGAAACTCGACAGTTTGTTTAACCAGTTACCGTACAGCATTAGGCGAAGTTACTTCTCGCTATGAAGTAGTCCAACCTGGTATTGGTGGGTACGGTAATATTCACTATATCCTTGAGGCTGGTGGTCAGCCTCGTCGTGATATCATGGTTAAGGTTACTTTTTCTTAAATCTATTATTTCTGCTATCTAGCTAATCGAGGTACTGACATTCGGACAATACAGAGTTACTTGGGGCATAACAATATTCAGCACACTGTTCGTTATCCCGAACTTGCATCTACCAAGTTTCAAGGGCTTTGGGATGAGTAACTTTATTATCTCCAATTATTTAACCTATCTCCCCCAAAATTTTTTGCTCTCCAAGACGGCGGGCGGCGTTTTCAGCAAGCCCTATTCAAATAATGGAATTCATTATATCCACTCTTATCTACTCTTTCGGTGATGATGAATATTGCAACTTTTGTAATCTTAATTCTGCCTCAGTGATTTGTTTTTGAATTAACTGAAGTTGCCCTTCTGCAATCTTTTTTTGTGTTTCTAGTAATTCTGTTTCTTTGATAATTCTTTGCATCCTAATTTTATGTGAATTAGTTCTACCGGGTTGAAAAATAAATCCGAGATATACTGTGACATTAGCAGCATCAAGAGTATTAACCCCCACTGACATATTAAAACCAAAATCATTTTCTGTATTCACAGGAGTATTGATAGAATGATTGAGGGGATATATATTAGGAAAATTAAATTCATTAATGTTGCTATTTTGGGCATTGTTTTGATTAGGAATTTGAAAAACATTATTGAAATCTCCATTGACTTGAGAATCACTGTTAGTATTTTGTTGAGAAGACTGTGAGAAAGCAGGTTTATTTACTAGCAAATTCCATATTAACGGATACAAAATACTAGACGTGAATACAATTGTTGATTTTTTGAACATAGCTAAATTGTTCCCCCTGATATTAATTGCTAGAAAATTATTAGCCTTATAATTAAATACAAGGCAGAATATTAGAATTATTTAT is part of the Anabaena sphaerica FACHB-251 genome and encodes:
- a CDS encoding plasmid recombination protein, producing the protein MAYAIARVKKLKRANIAGSAAHTSRQRETPNADPTKQNIRFIGNTDREEKLEDLVLAKIGQYEQKRKIRTDAVYCVEILLTASPSYFRPLDPTAAGYYEEERLADWLSATQQWLEKEYGDRVNSSTQASGAYLNGNSSSVGDCALHTAEGNRIVRAELHLDEVTPHIHAYFVPLDENGQLRCNHFFDGRQKMRDFQESYFAAVQHLGLERGIRGSVAKHQDIKDFYRIVEEGKDLNSELTIAQMRAKAADRDRAVQSKSSMERTAKRLVKENETLRQRIKELEAQKDQLQQQVKQLSDLPLEDVAWHLGLNQDNSSYRCWKGGEHIIYINGSYWSHLAPDTQKTGNVAANSQKTSASPGAITGTGAVALVKHINGCNFREAIAWLNDRFGDEGMQRAVTHYARQQAQMVIQEQEAPQFVPPVPDKSNWHLVHDYLTKKRRLPTELVQELYQRGLVYADDQENAVFLLRNLNGETKGAFLQGTRAEDNTLEEDNTFTGYATGFTGYAIGTKRSDGWFYLQWGGQPTDEIQKVVLLKSPLDVLSYAMLEVERHRGLPGGVPQQRIMYMTVDSPRSLPVELLQDIPEVICAYDNNAAGDEMAGAVSELLPQATRVKPQAQNWHEELLALLRWQQREREYQQQRQKQQRQRERESELEL
- a CDS encoding Tat pathway signal protein; this translates as MNISRRKFTRIALIGSTSLAATSGIFFPKPAEAFFLGFLLRALTSRVIFGSMVRFVGGRLLQGILGPSQEELLKIQLAEKDFIERQFTRNRTELAQVQTNIFWGQERQETWGPNAGFAFVQKSQDIISTAKITGPTMAGIYGAAKILANQGFSPQEIAASLLPVRSQVDDWCSWEGDTFSGGRRNSTVCLTSYRTALGEVTSRYEVVQPGIGGYGNIHYILEAGGQPRRDIMVKVTFS
- a CDS encoding tyrosine-type recombinase/integrase, translating into MYYFCYLANRGTDIRTIQSYLGHNNIQHTVRYPELASTKFQGLWDE